Proteins co-encoded in one Actinomadura luteofluorescens genomic window:
- a CDS encoding DUF2795 domain-containing protein, translating into MPDKSGKHGARLDEEIGRETQGMVSGGHSTHAEEFKETEPFSNDYPADPAAAAAGDREGSPPGMSARDVEGRSALARMLSGARYPARPNELVRHAAEGGAPDRALDQLRTLPKREYENVADVAEQLGYGREERRY; encoded by the coding sequence ATGCCGGACAAGAGCGGCAAGCACGGTGCGAGGCTGGACGAGGAGATCGGCCGCGAGACCCAGGGCATGGTCAGCGGCGGCCATTCCACGCACGCCGAGGAGTTCAAGGAGACCGAGCCGTTCTCCAACGACTACCCGGCCGACCCGGCGGCGGCCGCCGCCGGCGACCGGGAGGGCTCCCCGCCCGGGATGAGCGCGCGGGACGTGGAGGGCCGCAGCGCCCTGGCCCGGATGCTCAGCGGCGCCCGCTACCCGGCCCGCCCGAACGAGCTGGTCCGGCACGCGGCCGAGGGCGGAGCCCCGGACCGGGCGCTCGACCAGCTGCGGACGCTGCCGAAACGCGAGTACGAGAACGTCGCCGACGTGGCCGAGCAGCTCGGCTACGGCCGCGAGGAGCGGCGCTACTGA